One window from the genome of Hyphomonas neptunium ATCC 15444 encodes:
- a CDS encoding heme exporter protein CcmD produces the protein MPEFDKNAAYIWACYLIGAALIAGACLQAWLAARAARKRLEALVANDEDLRV, from the coding sequence ATGCCCGAATTCGACAAGAACGCCGCCTATATCTGGGCCTGCTACCTGATCGGCGCGGCGCTGATTGCCGGGGCCTGCCTTCAGGCCTGGCTTGCCGCGCGCGCGGCAAGAAAGCGGCTGGAGGCGCTGGTCGCCAATGACGAGGACCTGCGCGTATGA
- a CDS encoding ABC transporter permease subunit translates to MISILRQQMSGFTATYRRELNAYFATPMAYVFLAVFLLALGLFTWEAARFFDSGVADLQPFFAWHPWLYMIFLPALAMRLWADERAAGTDELLLSLPLGLPGLVLGKLCAAWTVAGTGLLLTLPMWLSVNYLGNPDNAAIALTYLVSLLMAGAYLSIGAAVSALTGSQVTAFVISVVIAFVFTAAGWPLVLSTVQALFGTGFADLIARFSFITQFESAQRGVLELRVVAYFLGFTATFAFLNCLWASRRRLG, encoded by the coding sequence GTGATCAGCATCCTCCGCCAACAGATGAGCGGATTTACCGCCACCTATCGCCGTGAACTGAACGCCTATTTCGCCACGCCCATGGCATATGTGTTTCTTGCCGTGTTCCTGCTGGCGCTGGGCCTCTTCACCTGGGAAGCCGCGCGGTTTTTTGATTCGGGCGTGGCAGACCTGCAGCCCTTCTTTGCCTGGCATCCCTGGCTTTACATGATTTTCCTGCCCGCGCTCGCCATGCGCCTCTGGGCGGATGAACGCGCGGCCGGGACAGATGAGCTTCTCCTTTCCCTGCCCCTGGGTTTGCCGGGGCTGGTGCTGGGAAAACTCTGCGCGGCCTGGACTGTGGCGGGGACGGGCCTGCTGCTGACGCTGCCGATGTGGCTGTCTGTGAACTATCTGGGCAATCCGGACAATGCCGCGATCGCGCTGACCTATTTGGTCAGCCTGCTGATGGCGGGGGCGTATCTCTCCATCGGGGCGGCGGTGTCGGCCCTGACGGGCAGTCAGGTGACAGCGTTCGTGATCTCGGTGGTGATCGCCTTTGTGTTCACCGCAGCGGGCTGGCCGCTGGTGCTCTCCACGGTGCAGGCATTGTTCGGGACCGGCTTTGCCGATCTGATCGCGCGGTTCTCCTTCATCACGCAGTTTGAGAGCGCCCAGCGGGGCGTATTGGAGCTGCGTGTGGTGGCATACTTTCTGGGCTTTACGGCGACCTTCGCGTTTCTCAACTGCCTCTGGGCATCGCGCCGGAGGCTTGGCTGA
- a CDS encoding DUF4340 domain-containing protein, whose translation MTALRNQHRAFRVKVMGAVAGALVLAAIGSQFLGAPAAPRSDLQGEPVLPGFAATRAAAAEIRITLADESYTLFSTPGGWRLEGTDGYPIRADRLDELAGGLETLAWDVPRTRDPGKMNAIGLGDPREGGNGALVEVIGADGNVSAALLTGRKDEYIYVRRPGEMQAYRVTGTLPPLYTAEAWLDLDIIDLNADAVSAVRLTDATGASMFLQRTIGSDDRAFLPAPPYENYELVNRLATTGPALALTRFQPVGVRPAGELKTRPRGRHITQTHDGLEVEARPYREADGYYVTLRAIEAGEGAHRGAAINERAKGWAFQVSEIDWMDFAPAVSEIARPPEDVTPDGETPEE comes from the coding sequence ATGACCGCGCTGAGAAACCAGCACAGGGCCTTCCGGGTCAAGGTGATGGGCGCGGTTGCCGGCGCGCTCGTGCTCGCCGCCATTGGCAGCCAGTTTCTGGGCGCGCCCGCGGCGCCACGCAGTGATCTCCAAGGCGAGCCCGTACTGCCAGGATTTGCCGCAACGCGTGCGGCAGCGGCAGAAATCCGCATCACGCTGGCTGACGAGAGCTATACCCTGTTTTCAACGCCGGGCGGCTGGCGCCTTGAGGGGACCGATGGCTATCCCATCCGCGCCGACCGGCTGGACGAGCTGGCCGGGGGCCTGGAAACGCTGGCCTGGGACGTGCCCCGCACGCGCGATCCCGGCAAGATGAACGCCATTGGTCTTGGCGACCCACGCGAAGGCGGCAATGGCGCCCTGGTGGAAGTGATCGGCGCCGACGGGAACGTCTCCGCAGCGCTTCTGACCGGCCGCAAGGATGAGTACATCTATGTGCGCCGTCCCGGTGAGATGCAGGCCTACCGGGTGACCGGCACGCTGCCACCGCTCTACACGGCTGAAGCCTGGCTCGATCTCGACATCATTGATCTCAATGCGGACGCAGTCTCTGCCGTGCGCCTGACGGATGCGACCGGCGCGTCGATGTTCCTTCAGCGGACAATCGGATCGGATGACCGGGCTTTCCTCCCTGCCCCGCCCTATGAGAATTACGAGCTGGTGAACCGGCTGGCGACAACCGGGCCTGCGCTGGCGCTCACGCGGTTTCAGCCGGTTGGCGTGCGCCCGGCAGGTGAGCTGAAGACGCGGCCGCGCGGCCGGCATATCACGCAGACGCATGACGGGCTGGAAGTGGAGGCGCGGCCCTATCGCGAGGCGGATGGCTATTATGTGACTCTGCGCGCGATCGAAGCCGGCGAAGGCGCCCATCGCGGCGCCGCCATCAATGAACGGGCCAAGGGCTGGGCGTTTCAGGTGTCAGAGATCGACTGGATGGATTTTGCCCCGGCCGTGTCGGAGATTGCGCGCCCGCCTGAAGATGTCACACCGGACGGCGAAACGCCCGAAGAGTGA
- the acnA gene encoding aconitate hydratase AcnA, which translates to MPSKDSFKSKSTLTAAGKTYTYYSLEAAAKNGGLGDVSRLPAALKVLLENMLRFEDGLTVNEDDIRAFGEWADKGGQNPREIAYRPARVLMQDFTGVPAVVDLAAMRDGIKALGGSAKKINPLVPVDLVIDHSVMIDEFGTPRAFQANVDLEYERNMERYTFLKWGQKAFNNFRVVPPGTGICHQVNLEYLAQTIWSAPNEAGELVAYPDTLVGTDSHTTMVNGLAVLGWGVGGIEAEAAMLGQPVSMLIPEVVGFKVTGAMTEGVTATDLVLKVVQMLRKHGVVNKFVEFYGPGLDNMPLADRATIANMAPEYGATCGFFPIDDETIRYLRQTGRDEDRIALVEAYAKQNGFWRGADYAPVYTSTLHLDLGDVVPAISGPKRPQDHVALDAAAQVFGEYIHGLRKPAKAPELQKSEMTEEGGAPAPASIPGDEMGPGRGRVDGQDYILNDGSVVIASITSCTNTSNPYVLIGAGLVARKARALGLTRKPWVKTSLAPGSQVVSEYLNAAGLQEDLDALGFNLVGYGCTTCIGNSGPLAPEISKSINENDLVAVSVLSGNRNFEGRISPDVRANYLASPPLVVAYAIAGDMNIDITKDAIGTSKDGKPVYLKDIWPTTKEIADMVHATVTRQMFMSKYADVFKGDEKWQGVQTTDAETYDWPVSSTYIQNPPYFRGMSAEKGDIHPIKGARVLALLGDMITTDHISPAGSFKANSPAGKYLTERQVPVKDFNSYGSRRGNHEIMMRGTFANIRIKNEMLDGVEGGYTLGPDGEQTSIYDAAMAWIDKGVPLVIIGGIEYGAGSSRDWAAKGTNLLGVKAVIAESFERIHRSNLVGMGVIPFEFIGEGRKSLDLKGTETFDIEGLGNDIRPLSTVPCKITYADGTVKTIQIKCRIDTEIEVDYVKHGGVLHYVLRDLVRAS; encoded by the coding sequence ATGCCGTCAAAGGACAGCTTTAAATCGAAAAGCACGCTCACAGCAGCTGGCAAGACCTACACCTATTATTCGCTGGAAGCAGCGGCGAAGAACGGCGGTCTGGGCGATGTATCCCGTTTGCCCGCCGCGCTGAAGGTTCTCCTCGAGAACATGCTGCGCTTCGAGGACGGGCTGACCGTCAATGAAGACGACATCCGCGCCTTCGGTGAATGGGCAGATAAAGGCGGCCAGAACCCGCGTGAGATCGCCTACCGCCCCGCCCGCGTCCTAATGCAGGACTTCACCGGCGTGCCCGCCGTGGTCGACCTCGCCGCCATGCGCGACGGCATCAAGGCACTGGGCGGCAGCGCCAAGAAAATCAACCCGCTGGTCCCGGTCGATCTCGTGATCGACCACTCGGTCATGATCGACGAATTCGGCACGCCCCGCGCCTTCCAGGCCAACGTAGACCTGGAATATGAGCGCAACATGGAGCGCTACACCTTCCTCAAATGGGGTCAGAAGGCGTTCAACAATTTCCGCGTCGTTCCGCCCGGCACCGGCATCTGCCACCAGGTAAACCTCGAATACCTCGCCCAGACTATCTGGTCCGCCCCGAATGAGGCAGGCGAACTCGTCGCCTATCCGGACACGCTGGTCGGCACGGACAGCCACACCACCATGGTCAATGGCCTGGCCGTACTCGGCTGGGGCGTTGGCGGCATCGAAGCTGAAGCGGCGATGCTCGGCCAGCCCGTCTCGATGCTCATCCCGGAAGTCGTTGGCTTCAAGGTCACCGGCGCGATGACCGAAGGCGTCACCGCGACAGACCTGGTGCTCAAAGTGGTGCAGATGCTCCGCAAGCACGGCGTCGTGAACAAATTCGTCGAATTCTATGGCCCCGGCCTCGACAACATGCCGCTCGCAGACCGCGCCACCATCGCCAACATGGCGCCTGAATATGGCGCGACCTGCGGCTTCTTCCCGATCGACGACGAGACGATCCGTTACCTTCGCCAGACCGGTCGCGATGAAGACCGCATCGCGCTGGTTGAAGCCTATGCCAAGCAGAACGGTTTCTGGCGCGGCGCGGACTATGCGCCCGTCTACACCTCGACGCTTCACCTTGATCTCGGCGATGTCGTTCCGGCGATCTCGGGCCCAAAACGCCCGCAGGACCACGTCGCGCTCGACGCGGCCGCCCAGGTTTTCGGCGAATACATCCACGGCCTGCGCAAGCCCGCCAAGGCGCCTGAGCTGCAGAAGTCAGAGATGACGGAAGAGGGCGGCGCGCCTGCGCCGGCCAGCATTCCGGGTGACGAGATGGGCCCCGGCCGCGGCCGCGTGGACGGCCAGGACTATATTCTCAACGACGGCTCGGTCGTGATCGCCTCGATCACCTCCTGCACCAACACCTCCAACCCGTATGTTCTGATCGGCGCCGGTCTCGTTGCCCGCAAGGCGCGCGCCCTCGGCCTCACCCGCAAGCCCTGGGTGAAGACATCGCTGGCGCCCGGATCGCAGGTGGTTTCAGAGTATCTGAACGCTGCCGGCCTGCAGGAAGACCTCGACGCGCTCGGCTTCAACCTCGTCGGCTATGGCTGCACCACCTGTATCGGCAACTCCGGCCCGCTGGCGCCCGAGATTTCCAAGTCGATCAACGAGAATGATCTCGTGGCCGTCTCGGTTCTTTCGGGTAACCGCAACTTCGAAGGCCGCATCAGCCCGGACGTACGCGCCAACTATCTCGCGTCTCCGCCGCTGGTTGTCGCCTATGCCATCGCCGGCGACATGAACATCGACATCACCAAGGACGCCATTGGCACCTCGAAAGACGGCAAGCCTGTCTATCTGAAGGACATCTGGCCGACGACCAAGGAAATCGCCGACATGGTCCACGCGACGGTGACCCGGCAGATGTTCATGTCGAAATATGCCGACGTGTTCAAAGGCGACGAGAAATGGCAGGGCGTTCAGACCACGGACGCTGAGACCTATGACTGGCCGGTCAGCTCGACCTACATTCAGAACCCGCCTTACTTCCGCGGCATGTCGGCCGAGAAGGGCGACATCCACCCGATCAAGGGCGCGCGTGTGCTCGCCCTCCTGGGCGACATGATCACCACCGACCACATCTCCCCGGCCGGTTCCTTCAAGGCCAACAGCCCGGCTGGCAAATATCTGACCGAGCGTCAGGTGCCGGTGAAGGATTTCAACTCCTACGGCTCGCGCCGGGGCAACCATGAGATCATGATGCGTGGTACCTTCGCCAACATCCGTATCAAGAACGAGATGCTCGACGGCGTTGAGGGCGGCTACACCCTCGGCCCGGATGGCGAGCAGACCTCGATCTATGACGCGGCGATGGCCTGGATCGACAAGGGCGTGCCCCTCGTCATCATCGGCGGCATCGAATACGGCGCCGGCTCCAGCCGTGACTGGGCCGCCAAAGGCACCAACCTTCTCGGCGTGAAGGCCGTCATCGCTGAAAGCTTCGAGCGTATCCACCGCTCAAACCTTGTCGGCATGGGCGTCATCCCGTTCGAGTTCATCGGTGAGGGCCGCAAATCTCTGGACCTCAAAGGCACCGAAACCTTCGATATCGAAGGCCTCGGCAACGACATTCGCCCGCTCTCCACCGTGCCCTGCAAGATCACCTATGCCGACGGCACCGTGAAGACGATCCAGATCAAATGCCGGATCGATACCGAGATCGAAGTCGATTACGTCAAGCATGGCGGCGTTCTGCACTATGTGCTGCGCGACCTTGTCCGCGCCTCGTAA
- the ccmB gene encoding heme exporter protein CcmB: MNAAPIWAAFRQAFAEAWAGGAGALLPLGFLGGAAVLVPLGIGSDTETLKAVGPGIIWVSLALSSLVTLERIFQADVEDGTLDLWLQTGAPMAAVAAAKTLAHWLAAGLPLALASPLLALMFQAQASLDLIAHLGLYALGSLAFFFWGGVGAALSATVRRGGLLISIIALPLYVPTAIFGSLAMTGGIGSDGAPMLLAASTLFACAVAPYAMAAALRLAAD, translated from the coding sequence TTGAACGCGGCGCCCATCTGGGCAGCGTTCCGGCAGGCGTTTGCCGAAGCATGGGCGGGCGGCGCAGGCGCGCTGCTGCCGCTTGGCTTTCTGGGCGGGGCGGCGGTGCTGGTGCCCCTGGGTATCGGAAGCGATACCGAGACCCTCAAGGCGGTAGGGCCAGGCATCATCTGGGTATCGCTTGCGCTATCCAGCCTGGTGACGCTGGAGCGGATCTTTCAGGCGGATGTGGAGGACGGCACGCTGGACCTCTGGCTGCAGACCGGCGCGCCGATGGCAGCGGTTGCGGCGGCCAAGACGCTGGCGCACTGGCTGGCGGCGGGATTGCCCCTCGCGCTGGCCTCTCCCCTGCTGGCGCTGATGTTCCAGGCGCAGGCGAGCCTGGACCTGATCGCACATCTTGGGCTCTACGCCCTTGGCAGCCTGGCGTTTTTCTTCTGGGGCGGGGTGGGCGCCGCCCTATCAGCCACCGTGCGCCGGGGCGGGCTGCTGATCTCGATCATCGCGCTTCCCCTCTATGTGCCCACCGCCATTTTCGGCAGCCTGGCAATGACCGGGGGCATCGGATCTGACGGGGCGCCGATGCTGCTGGCCGCTTCCACCCTCTTTGCCTGCGCTGTTGCGCCCTATGCCATGGCCGCTGCCTTGCGCTTGGCGGCGGACTGA
- a CDS encoding Gldg family protein: MKARRYLVLMTLLAGIVLLAGNIAAQRLLAGARLDFTEGKLYTLSDATRVTLRDLAEPVEITYVYSRRVGQDYPAIQAHAARVRELLATYAAASGGNVRVREIDPKPFSEAEDEALAAGISAIPASGNDPLYFGIIGRNAIDDLRLIPFLAPERETTLEYDLTRMIARLDNPEPPRVGIISSLPGMKALDGESGYVVLQDIGRSFSVEQIPDDFGSLPEMDVLLVAHPGTLTARQEWLIDQFILRQGRAIFVVDPAAKTALSGAMFSATDSLARSSLGRLGAVWGVELAPQAVADAANALTVPVESFTGRVDEVAHPLFVGVPAETMSRNDPITADLMRVVNFGAPGALIQGSLPEGVILAPLITTGPSPSFIDPARAARDMAADEVLQSYMTEAAPLVMAARLSGRLPSAFPNGAPAMDEPSDASDLEAAKAEAASLPPHIAASETPAEVVMIADADFLADDFYVVPGSGMVVADNGALLLNAIDALAGRGELSRLRSRAASLRPMVRIETMRDAAETQYFRQQSELEARLSTAQARLSELQSSASGDGFFAGDPEAELTADERAELSTLREDILTIRASLRDIERDYRRDIDALEATLKAINIWGGPLLVTLAGILVWRRQAKKRRGAA; this comes from the coding sequence ATGAAGGCGCGCCGCTATCTGGTTTTGATGACGCTGCTGGCGGGGATTGTCCTGCTGGCCGGGAACATTGCGGCGCAAAGACTGCTGGCGGGCGCGCGGCTCGATTTCACCGAGGGCAAGCTCTACACGCTTTCTGATGCGACCCGCGTGACGCTGCGCGATCTGGCCGAGCCGGTGGAGATCACCTACGTTTACTCCCGGCGCGTGGGACAGGACTATCCGGCGATCCAGGCCCATGCGGCGCGCGTGCGGGAGCTGCTGGCGACCTATGCAGCGGCTTCCGGCGGAAATGTCCGCGTGCGGGAGATTGATCCCAAGCCGTTTTCCGAAGCCGAGGACGAAGCCCTTGCCGCTGGCATCAGCGCCATTCCCGCCTCGGGCAATGATCCGCTCTATTTCGGCATCATCGGGCGCAACGCAATTGACGATCTGCGCCTCATCCCGTTCCTGGCGCCCGAGCGGGAAACGACGCTGGAATATGACCTGACACGGATGATTGCGCGGCTGGACAATCCCGAACCACCGCGTGTGGGCATCATCAGCTCCCTGCCCGGCATGAAGGCGCTGGACGGGGAAAGCGGCTATGTCGTTTTGCAGGACATCGGGCGCAGCTTTAGCGTGGAGCAGATCCCGGATGATTTCGGGTCGTTGCCAGAAATGGATGTGCTGCTTGTGGCCCATCCCGGCACGCTCACGGCGCGGCAGGAATGGCTGATCGACCAGTTCATTCTGCGGCAGGGGCGCGCGATCTTCGTGGTCGACCCCGCAGCGAAGACGGCGCTGTCCGGTGCGATGTTTTCGGCGACCGACTCGCTGGCGCGCTCCAGCCTCGGGCGGCTCGGCGCGGTCTGGGGTGTGGAACTTGCGCCGCAGGCGGTGGCAGACGCGGCCAACGCGCTTACCGTACCGGTGGAGTCGTTTACCGGGCGCGTGGATGAGGTTGCCCACCCGCTGTTTGTCGGCGTGCCCGCCGAAACGATGAGCCGGAACGATCCGATCACGGCAGACCTGATGCGCGTGGTGAATTTTGGCGCGCCGGGGGCGTTGATCCAGGGAAGCCTTCCTGAGGGCGTAATATTGGCGCCGCTGATCACGACCGGGCCGAGCCCCTCCTTCATCGATCCGGCACGCGCCGCGCGCGACATGGCGGCAGATGAGGTCTTACAAAGCTACATGACCGAAGCGGCGCCGCTGGTGATGGCGGCGCGCCTGTCGGGCCGCTTGCCGAGCGCCTTTCCCAATGGGGCGCCTGCGATGGACGAACCCTCCGACGCAAGCGACCTTGAGGCTGCAAAGGCCGAGGCCGCGAGCCTGCCCCCGCATATTGCCGCCAGCGAGACACCGGCCGAAGTGGTGATGATTGCTGACGCGGACTTTCTGGCGGATGATTTCTATGTGGTGCCGGGCTCGGGCATGGTGGTGGCGGACAATGGCGCGCTGCTGCTGAATGCCATCGACGCGCTGGCGGGCCGGGGCGAGCTGTCGCGGCTTCGCTCCCGCGCGGCAAGCCTGCGGCCGATGGTGCGTATCGAGACGATGCGTGACGCGGCAGAGACGCAATACTTCCGCCAGCAATCGGAGCTGGAAGCGCGCCTCTCCACGGCGCAGGCACGCTTGAGCGAGCTGCAGTCGAGCGCTTCAGGCGACGGTTTCTTCGCAGGCGATCCCGAAGCCGAGCTCACGGCCGATGAACGGGCGGAGCTGTCTACCCTGCGCGAAGACATTCTGACCATTCGCGCGAGCCTGCGCGATATTGAACGCGACTATCGCCGGGACATCGATGCGCTGGAGGCCACCCTCAAGGCGATCAATATCTGGGGCGGGCCTTTGCTGGTGACGCTGGCGGGCATTCTGGTCTGGCGCCGTCAGGCCAAAAAGCGGCGGGGCGCCGCATGA
- a CDS encoding DUF1223 domain-containing protein: MMRLPALFVLLLAAFAAPSAHADGPVLVELFASKNCRSCPAAYRAMDELEAQRDDVLVLTWPVDYWDYLGSKEKMALPESKDRQRGYVERFSLRGPYTPQAVFNGAEQAPGNKASKVGAALGKAMTLPESGIRLVSKTGKVSLKGETASLTDLWWVTYLTDEDNPTKMPNPVTSARQIGPWLGGRADIDLPACESGCMLIVQEAGFGPVLTVMDVR; encoded by the coding sequence ATGATGCGACTGCCCGCCCTGTTCGTCCTGCTACTGGCTGCGTTTGCGGCGCCTTCGGCGCATGCAGACGGCCCGGTTCTGGTTGAACTTTTTGCCTCCAAGAACTGCCGGTCCTGCCCGGCGGCCTACCGGGCGATGGACGAGCTGGAAGCGCAGCGCGATGACGTGCTGGTGCTGACCTGGCCGGTCGATTACTGGGACTATCTCGGCAGCAAGGAAAAGATGGCCTTGCCGGAGTCGAAAGACCGCCAGCGCGGGTATGTCGAGCGGTTCTCCCTGCGCGGGCCCTATACGCCGCAGGCCGTCTTCAACGGCGCCGAGCAGGCGCCCGGCAACAAGGCAAGCAAGGTAGGCGCGGCGCTGGGAAAGGCGATGACCCTTCCTGAATCCGGCATCCGCCTTGTCAGCAAGACCGGCAAGGTCTCGCTGAAAGGGGAAACCGCCAGCCTCACTGATCTCTGGTGGGTCACCTATCTGACCGACGAAGACAATCCCACCAAGATGCCAAATCCCGTGACCTCTGCCCGTCAGATCGGCCCCTGGCTCGGCGGCCGCGCTGACATCGACCTGCCGGCCTGCGAATCGGGCTGCATGCTGATCGTTCAGGAAGCCGGCTTTGGCCCGGTCCTCACCGTCATGGACGTGCGCTGA
- the ccmA gene encoding heme ABC exporter ATP-binding protein CcmA: MTVSTAPLLSASGLAILRGERVLFRGIGLTLQPGEAIVLRGANGAGKTTLLRMLAGLTRPEAGEIARPAAHHWIGHKEGIKPQETPRIHLALWAKAWGSSASIADILDQLALTRAADVPGRYLSAGQRRRTAFARLLLEARPLWLLDEPYTALDAAGKTMLDQVISGHLRTGGAIIASMHDAAGFPVTAEVTL; encoded by the coding sequence GTGACTGTCTCGACCGCCCCCCTGCTCAGCGCCAGCGGCCTCGCTATCCTGCGGGGAGAGCGGGTGCTGTTCCGCGGCATAGGGCTGACACTGCAACCGGGCGAGGCGATCGTGTTGCGCGGCGCCAATGGGGCGGGCAAGACGACGCTGCTGCGGATGCTGGCGGGGCTGACACGGCCGGAGGCCGGGGAGATCGCGCGCCCGGCCGCTCATCACTGGATTGGCCACAAGGAAGGCATCAAGCCGCAGGAAACCCCGCGAATCCATCTCGCCCTGTGGGCAAAGGCGTGGGGCTCGAGCGCCAGTATCGCTGATATTCTCGATCAGCTGGCGCTGACACGGGCGGCGGATGTGCCGGGGCGGTATCTCTCGGCAGGCCAGAGACGGCGCACGGCGTTCGCCCGGCTGCTGCTGGAGGCGCGCCCGCTCTGGTTGCTCGACGAGCCCTACACGGCGCTCGATGCGGCGGGCAAAACGATGCTCGATCAGGTCATTTCAGGACATTTGAGGACAGGTGGGGCCATTATCGCGTCGATGCACGACGCGGCCGGCTTCCCGGTGACTGCCGAGGTGACGCTTTGA
- a CDS encoding ABC transporter ATP-binding protein encodes MLDVRSLEKAYGSKQAVRGISFAVEKGTVLGFLGPNGAGKSTTMRMIAGVLEPDVGDVLIDGKSIISDRRAAQAALGYLPEGAPLYNDMTPPEFLAFLASARQIPKGQRKNAIERTIADARISGVLGQRIGALSKGYRRRVGLAGAILHDPPVLVLDEPTDGLDPNQKRAVRALIARMAPTKAIIISTHTLTEVPAMCHRAVLVDRGQLVADDTPEGLARRSDEGSLESAFARLTDQVEEATL; translated from the coding sequence ATGCTGGACGTCAGATCGCTCGAAAAAGCCTATGGCAGCAAACAGGCCGTGCGCGGCATATCCTTTGCCGTGGAGAAAGGCACCGTGCTGGGCTTTCTAGGGCCTAACGGCGCGGGCAAATCGACCACGATGCGGATGATTGCCGGGGTGCTGGAGCCGGATGTCGGCGACGTGCTGATCGACGGGAAATCCATCATTTCGGATCGCCGCGCCGCGCAGGCCGCGCTGGGATACCTGCCCGAAGGCGCGCCGCTGTATAATGACATGACGCCCCCCGAGTTTCTGGCCTTCCTGGCCAGCGCGCGGCAGATTCCCAAAGGCCAGCGCAAGAACGCCATTGAGCGCACGATTGCCGATGCGCGGATTTCCGGCGTGCTGGGCCAACGCATCGGCGCGCTTTCCAAAGGCTATCGCCGCCGCGTGGGACTGGCCGGCGCTATCCTGCACGATCCGCCCGTGCTGGTGCTGGACGAGCCGACCGATGGCCTCGACCCCAACCAGAAACGCGCCGTGCGTGCGCTGATCGCCCGGATGGCACCCACCAAGGCCATCATCATTTCCACCCACACCCTGACCGAAGTGCCCGCGATGTGTCACCGCGCCGTGCTGGTGGACCGGGGACAGCTTGTGGCCGATGACACGCCCGAAGGCCTTGCCCGGCGCTCTGATGAAGGCTCGCTGGAAAGCGCCTTTGCCCGCCTGACCGATCAGGTGGAGGAGGCAACGCTGTGA
- a CDS encoding redoxin family protein, with the protein MKRWIYALPVLALVIVAGFGGWQMMRPSKGEFERLSRAAPEHVFPLMDGSGEISFAPPPGGQTVAVNLFASWCAPCEAEHKYLVALGEKHPGQVYGILYKDKVEDGAGFLERLGNPYTQVALDPEGRGGLDFGLTGVPETFVISGDGEIILHIGGPLDDALAQKVSGALEAPRS; encoded by the coding sequence ATGAAGCGCTGGATCTATGCCTTGCCCGTTCTGGCGTTGGTCATCGTCGCCGGGTTTGGCGGATGGCAGATGATGCGCCCGTCCAAGGGCGAGTTTGAGCGCCTCTCCCGCGCCGCGCCGGAACATGTCTTTCCGCTGATGGATGGGAGCGGCGAGATTTCCTTCGCTCCGCCTCCGGGTGGACAGACGGTTGCGGTGAACCTCTTTGCCAGCTGGTGCGCGCCGTGTGAGGCCGAGCACAAATATCTGGTTGCCCTCGGCGAAAAACATCCCGGCCAGGTGTATGGCATTCTCTACAAGGACAAGGTGGAGGACGGCGCCGGCTTTCTGGAGCGGCTGGGCAATCCCTACACGCAGGTGGCGCTGGACCCGGAAGGGCGCGGCGGGCTTGATTTCGGCCTGACAGGCGTGCCGGAAACTTTTGTCATCTCCGGTGACGGAGAAATCATCCTGCATATCGGCGGGCCGCTGGATGACGCGCTGGCCCAAAAAGTAAGCGGGGCGCTCGAAGCGCCCCGCTCATGA
- the ccmC gene encoding heme ABC transporter permease CcmC has protein sequence MLCILWGLWQGLWIVPKDDYQGGDIMRVMFIHVPAAWLAMVSYSGLAVASFVWFIWRHELADIAAKAIAPLGAVWTALCLATGSIWGKPTWGTWWQWDDARMMSVLFLLFLFLGYMALRASMDSRQKAARAGAILAMVGAVNVPLIKFSVDLFTSLHQPASVITADGPKMAAVYLTPLLISGLGHALLFGGLVMTHMRTEIRERRIARLTAQALEG, from the coding sequence ATGCTCTGCATTCTGTGGGGCCTTTGGCAGGGGCTGTGGATCGTGCCCAAGGACGACTATCAGGGCGGGGACATCATGCGGGTGATGTTCATACACGTGCCCGCCGCCTGGCTGGCGATGGTGAGCTATTCAGGCCTAGCGGTGGCAAGTTTCGTCTGGTTCATCTGGCGCCATGAGCTCGCTGACATTGCCGCCAAGGCGATTGCCCCGCTCGGCGCGGTGTGGACGGCGCTGTGCCTGGCCACCGGCTCCATCTGGGGCAAGCCGACCTGGGGCACCTGGTGGCAATGGGATGATGCGCGGATGATGTCCGTTCTGTTCCTGCTGTTCCTGTTCCTGGGATACATGGCGCTGCGCGCCTCAATGGATTCGCGCCAGAAGGCCGCGCGCGCCGGGGCGATCCTGGCGATGGTGGGCGCAGTAAACGTGCCCCTGATCAAATTCTCCGTGGACCTCTTCACCTCGCTGCATCAACCCGCCAGCGTGATCACCGCAGACGGCCCGAAGATGGCGGCGGTTTACCTGACGCCCCTGCTGATCTCGGGCCTTGGCCACGCGTTGCTGTTTGGCGGCCTCGTGATGACCCATATGCGCACCGAAATCCGTGAGCGGCGGATTGCCCGCCTCACGGCGCAGGCGCTGGAAGGATAG